One window from the genome of Natronomonas pharaonis DSM 2160 encodes:
- a CDS encoding metallophosphoesterase: MHVGVISDTHDNVPAARAAMDRFEEEGVDTVVHCGDFVAPPLIPFLDRDGIAVHAVRGNNDGEREGLVDAFDALDGGTFHGRFAELTLGGREFAVLHGEERPVIDALAASGEYDYVLHGHWHVREERTVGETTVLNPGAHFPTVADEHRTVAVVDTGADEITFHAIDGER, from the coding sequence ATGCACGTCGGCGTCATCTCCGATACCCACGACAACGTACCCGCGGCGCGTGCGGCGATGGACCGGTTCGAAGAGGAGGGCGTCGATACCGTCGTCCACTGTGGCGATTTCGTCGCCCCGCCGCTGATACCGTTTCTCGACCGGGACGGCATCGCCGTCCACGCTGTCCGTGGCAACAACGACGGCGAACGCGAGGGGCTTGTCGATGCCTTCGATGCCCTCGACGGCGGGACGTTCCATGGCCGCTTTGCCGAACTGACGCTCGGCGGCCGGGAGTTCGCCGTCCTCCACGGCGAGGAACGTCCGGTCATCGATGCCCTCGCTGCCTCCGGCGAGTACGATTACGTCCTTCACGGCCACTGGCACGTTCGCGAGGAACGGACTGTCGGCGAGACGACCGTGCTCAACCCCGGCGCTCACTTTCCGACCGTCGCCGACGAACACCGGACCGTAGCGGTCGTCGACACCGGTGCCGACGAGATAACGTTCCACGCCATCGACGGTGAGCGATGA
- a CDS encoding GNAT family N-acetyltransferase produces the protein MSVEIRAATDDDVETVVDVAEASWYAAYGGFLSPETIARGLETSYDPDLVAAGIAHDDIAFFVAEADGDVVGFASAEQTWADEVELHTLYVHPDWWGEGAGQALLDRVREWADGVGVDRIACAVLAENEVAVGFFEAAGFVRGREASGEIGGERHPEYEFELPL, from the coding sequence ATGAGCGTCGAAATCCGTGCGGCGACTGACGACGATGTCGAGACTGTCGTCGATGTCGCCGAGGCGTCGTGGTACGCCGCCTACGGTGGCTTCCTTAGCCCCGAAACCATCGCCCGCGGCCTTGAGACGAGCTACGACCCCGACCTCGTGGCGGCCGGTATCGCCCACGACGACATCGCCTTCTTCGTTGCCGAAGCCGACGGCGATGTCGTCGGATTCGCCAGCGCCGAGCAGACGTGGGCCGACGAGGTCGAACTTCATACCCTGTATGTCCATCCGGACTGGTGGGGCGAGGGGGCCGGGCAAGCGCTTCTCGACCGGGTCCGCGAGTGGGCGGACGGCGTCGGTGTCGACCGCATCGCCTGCGCCGTCCTCGCCGAAAACGAGGTCGCTGTCGGCTTCTTCGAGGCGGCCGGGTTCGTCCGCGGCCGCGAGGCGTCGGGCGAAATCGGCGGCGAGCGTCACCCGGAATACGAGTTCGAACTACCGCTGTAG
- a CDS encoding KH domain-containing protein, which produces MKHVTIPEDRIGVLIGEGGETMRKIESEAEVRLDIDSETGSVRVESVGDPILGLKGPDIVKAIGRGFAPEEALRLLEDDMQLFEIVDIDAATRNKKDLRRKKGRLIGESGRTRELMAELSGADVVIYGSTLGIIGAPEQVDAVRSAAEMILDGAPHGAVYSFLERRHNEMQSNDIEYHQFPDGSRSA; this is translated from the coding sequence ATGAAACACGTCACGATTCCTGAGGACCGTATCGGCGTTCTCATCGGCGAGGGAGGTGAGACGATGCGCAAAATCGAGTCCGAGGCGGAGGTCAGACTCGACATCGACTCCGAGACAGGGTCGGTTCGAGTCGAGTCCGTCGGCGACCCGATTCTCGGCCTGAAGGGCCCGGACATCGTCAAGGCCATCGGCCGCGGGTTTGCCCCCGAGGAAGCCCTGCGACTGCTCGAAGACGACATGCAGCTCTTCGAAATCGTCGACATCGACGCTGCCACCCGTAACAAGAAGGACCTCCGGCGCAAGAAGGGCCGGCTTATCGGCGAGAGCGGGCGGACCCGGGAGCTGATGGCCGAACTCAGCGGAGCCGATGTCGTCATCTACGGGTCGACGCTCGGTATCATCGGCGCTCCCGAGCAGGTCGATGCCGTCCGCAGCGCCGCCGAGATGATTCTCGACGGTGCTCCTCACGGAGCCGTCTACTCTTTCCTCGAACGGCGGCACAACGAGATGCAGTCCAACGACATCGAGTACCATCAGTTCCCCGACGGCTCCCGGTCGGCCTGA
- the thsA gene encoding thermosome subunit alpha, with translation MGNQPMIVLSEESQRTSGQDAQSMNITAGKAVAESVRTTLGPKGMDKMLVDSTGNVVVTNDGVTILGEMDIEHPAANMIVEVAETQEEEVGDGTTSSVVIAGELLSQAEDLLEQDIHATILAQGYRQAAAEAKAALEEIAIEVDEDDADILESIAATAMTGKGAEASKDLLAELVVDSVQAVADDGDIDTDNIKVEKVVGGAVDESELVEGVLVGKERVHDNMPALVEDADIALLDTPIEVKETEIDAEVNVTDPDQLEQFLEQEEKQLREMVDQLADAGADVVFCQKGIDDMAQHYLAQEGILAVRRAKKSDMKALARATGGRVVSNIDDITADDLGFAGSVSQKPIAGDEKIFVEDVDEAKAVTLILRGGTEHVVDEIERAIEDSLGVVQTTLEDGQVLPGGGAPEIALALALRDFADSVGGREQLAVEAFADAVDVIPRTLAENAGLDPIDSLVDLRSQHAEGDDAAGLDAYTGDVIDMEEEGVVEPLRVKTQAIESATEAAVMILRIDDVIAAGDLAGGASDDDDDEDMPAGGGGMGGGMGGMGGMGGGMGGMM, from the coding sequence ATGGGCAACCAGCCGATGATTGTCCTCTCCGAGGAGAGTCAGCGCACTTCCGGACAGGACGCACAATCGATGAACATCACCGCCGGCAAGGCGGTCGCCGAATCCGTACGAACCACGCTCGGTCCGAAGGGCATGGACAAAATGCTCGTCGACTCGACGGGCAACGTCGTCGTCACGAACGACGGTGTCACCATCCTCGGCGAGATGGACATCGAGCACCCGGCGGCCAACATGATCGTCGAGGTCGCCGAAACGCAGGAAGAAGAGGTCGGCGACGGCACGACGAGCAGCGTCGTCATCGCCGGTGAGCTCCTCTCGCAGGCCGAGGACCTCCTCGAACAGGACATCCACGCGACGATTCTCGCACAGGGGTACCGACAGGCCGCCGCCGAGGCCAAGGCGGCCCTCGAAGAGATCGCCATCGAAGTCGACGAAGACGACGCCGACATTCTCGAATCCATCGCCGCCACGGCGATGACCGGCAAGGGCGCGGAGGCCTCCAAGGACCTCCTCGCCGAGCTCGTTGTCGACTCCGTCCAGGCGGTCGCTGACGACGGTGACATCGACACCGACAACATCAAAGTCGAGAAGGTCGTCGGCGGTGCCGTCGACGAGTCCGAACTCGTCGAAGGGGTCCTCGTCGGCAAGGAGCGCGTCCACGACAACATGCCGGCCCTCGTCGAGGACGCCGACATCGCGCTTTTGGATACGCCCATCGAAGTCAAGGAAACCGAAATCGACGCCGAGGTCAACGTCACCGACCCCGACCAGCTCGAACAGTTCCTCGAGCAGGAAGAAAAGCAGCTCCGCGAGATGGTCGACCAGCTCGCCGACGCTGGCGCGGACGTCGTCTTCTGCCAGAAGGGCATCGACGACATGGCCCAGCACTACCTCGCACAGGAGGGCATCCTCGCCGTCCGTCGCGCCAAGAAGTCCGACATGAAGGCCCTCGCGCGAGCGACCGGCGGCCGCGTCGTCTCCAACATCGACGACATCACCGCCGACGACCTCGGCTTCGCCGGCTCGGTCTCCCAAAAGCCCATCGCCGGCGACGAGAAGATCTTCGTCGAGGATGTCGACGAGGCCAAGGCCGTCACGCTCATCCTCCGCGGCGGCACCGAACACGTCGTCGACGAAATCGAGCGCGCCATCGAGGACTCGCTGGGCGTCGTCCAGACGACCCTCGAGGACGGACAGGTCCTGCCCGGCGGCGGCGCGCCCGAAATCGCGCTGGCGCTGGCGCTGCGTGACTTCGCCGACTCCGTCGGTGGCCGCGAGCAGCTGGCCGTCGAGGCCTTCGCTGACGCCGTCGATGTCATCCCGCGCACGCTCGCGGAGAACGCTGGTCTCGACCCCATCGACTCCCTTGTCGACCTCCGCAGCCAGCACGCCGAGGGCGACGACGCTGCCGGCCTCGACGCCTACACCGGCGATGTCATCGACATGGAGGAGGAAGGTGTCGTCGAGCCGCTCCGTGTCAAGACCCAGGCCATCGAGTCCGCGACCGAAGCCGCGGTCATGATCCTCCGCATCGACGACGTCATCGCTGCTGGCGACCTCGCCGGCGGCGCCTCCGACGACGACGATGATGAGGACATGCCTGCCGGCGGCGGCGGCATGGGCGGCGGCATGGGCGGCATGGGCGGTATGGGTGGCGGCATGGGCGGCATGATGTAA
- the thpR gene encoding RNA 2',3'-cyclic phosphodiesterase — MRLFVSATVAPLSDAIADIQAPLRGLDGLRPTDPQQAHITMKFLGAGDHDTDALAAAIETAVADADTGPFEVSLEGVGVFPSLEYISVVWLGVGGGSRELTRLHEQLEAETTALGYDAESHEFTPHVTLARMDNAASKAEVQEFVQTADPDAGRVRLEELRLTESTLTPDGPEYETRRRFEL; from the coding sequence ATGCGACTGTTCGTTAGCGCGACCGTTGCCCCGCTCTCGGATGCGATTGCTGACATACAGGCTCCACTACGCGGACTGGACGGGCTGCGGCCGACTGACCCACAGCAGGCCCATATCACGATGAAGTTTCTCGGAGCGGGCGACCACGATACAGACGCTCTGGCTGCTGCCATCGAAACCGCTGTTGCCGATGCCGACACCGGCCCGTTTGAGGTCTCACTGGAAGGCGTCGGTGTCTTCCCGTCGCTGGAGTACATCAGCGTCGTCTGGCTTGGGGTCGGCGGGGGAAGTCGCGAGCTGACGCGACTTCACGAGCAGTTGGAGGCCGAGACGACGGCGCTGGGGTACGACGCCGAGTCCCACGAGTTTACTCCACACGTCACGCTTGCTCGGATGGACAACGCGGCCTCGAAAGCCGAAGTACAGGAGTTCGTCCAGACTGCGGACCCGGATGCCGGTCGCGTCCGGCTCGAAGAATTGCGGCTCACCGAGAGTACGCTCACTCCGGACGGGCCGGAATACGAGACGCGACGGCGGTTCGAGCTGTAG
- a CDS encoding 50S ribosomal protein L39e, translating into MGKKSKAKKKRLSKLERQNSRVPAWVIMKTDRDTMRNPKRRNWRRSDTDE; encoded by the coding sequence ATGGGTAAGAAGTCGAAGGCCAAGAAAAAGCGGCTCTCGAAGCTCGAACGACAGAACAGCCGCGTCCCGGCGTGGGTCATCATGAAGACGGACCGCGACACGATGCGCAACCCCAAGCGCCGCAATTGGCGGCGGAGTGACACGGACGAATGA
- a CDS encoding 50S ribosomal protein L31e — protein sequence MSAEFDERVMTVPLRDVLAESKGQRADKAMSLVRSHLAQHFNVEEDAVRLDPSINEAVWERGRSKPPSELRVRAARFEEEGEAVVEAETA from the coding sequence ATGAGCGCTGAATTCGACGAGCGCGTCATGACGGTCCCGCTGCGCGATGTCCTCGCGGAGTCGAAGGGCCAGCGCGCCGACAAGGCGATGAGCCTCGTTCGCTCGCACCTCGCACAGCACTTCAACGTCGAGGAAGACGCCGTTCGACTGGACCCCTCCATCAACGAGGCGGTCTGGGAGCGCGGCCGCTCGAAGCCGCCGAGCGAACTGCGCGTTCGCGCCGCCCGCTTCGAAGAAGAAGGCGAGGCGGTCGTCGAAGCAGAGACAGCATAA
- a CDS encoding translation initiation factor IF-6 encodes MLRAALSGSSYVGVFATATDEYLLVRPDIEESLQSEFETELDVTAVPTTIAGSGTVGSLAVGNENGLLVTERVTDRERDRLETETGLPVVELPGNINAAGNVVLANNEGAFVHPDLSRDALSAIEEALSVPVERGRIADVQTVGTAAVVTDDGVLSHPKTTDEKLDFLEELFGVYADIGTINYGGPLVGSGLVANNTGYIAGEETTGPELGRIEDALGFIQ; translated from the coding sequence GTGCTTCGCGCGGCGCTTTCGGGGTCGTCCTACGTCGGCGTTTTCGCCACCGCGACTGACGAGTACCTTCTCGTCCGTCCGGACATAGAGGAATCACTACAGTCGGAGTTCGAGACCGAACTCGATGTCACGGCGGTCCCGACGACGATTGCCGGCTCCGGCACCGTCGGGTCGCTTGCGGTCGGCAACGAGAACGGGCTCCTCGTCACCGAGCGGGTCACCGACCGCGAGCGGGACCGATTGGAGACCGAGACCGGTCTACCGGTCGTCGAACTGCCCGGCAACATCAACGCCGCCGGGAACGTTGTCCTCGCTAACAACGAGGGCGCGTTCGTTCACCCGGACCTCTCGCGGGACGCCCTCAGCGCCATCGAAGAGGCGCTTTCGGTCCCTGTCGAGCGGGGCCGCATCGCCGACGTACAGACGGTCGGCACCGCCGCCGTCGTCACCGACGATGGTGTGTTGTCGCACCCGAAGACGACCGACGAGAAGCTCGACTTCCTCGAAGAACTGTTCGGAGTCTACGCCGACATCGGGACAATAAATTACGGCGGCCCGCTCGTCGGCTCCGGACTCGTCGCCAACAACACCGGCTACATCGCCGGCGAGGAGACGACCGGGCCGGAGCTGGGTCGCATCGAGGACGCCCTCGGCTTCATCCAGTAA
- the ahaH gene encoding ATP synthase archaeal subunit H yields MARPEVLEQIKEAEGEADDIVAEAEQEREERIAEAREEADSIREEAQEEAQQLKQERLEEAREEIEAEREDILAEGESEREALESRAEENREEVIEYTVELFKEAVDVQSQT; encoded by the coding sequence ATGGCCAGGCCAGAGGTTCTTGAGCAAATCAAGGAGGCCGAGGGAGAGGCCGACGATATCGTCGCCGAAGCGGAACAAGAGCGCGAAGAGCGCATCGCTGAGGCGCGTGAGGAGGCCGACAGCATCCGCGAGGAGGCCCAAGAGGAGGCCCAACAGCTCAAGCAGGAGCGTCTCGAAGAGGCGCGCGAAGAAATCGAGGCCGAGCGCGAGGACATCCTCGCCGAGGGCGAAAGCGAGCGTGAGGCACTCGAATCGCGCGCCGAGGAGAACCGGGAGGAAGTAATCGAATACACGGTCGAACTCTTCAAGGAGGCGGTGGATGTCCAGTCTCAGACCTAA
- a CDS encoding V-type ATP synthase subunit I, whose protein sequence is MSSLRPKRMSRVSVTGSKRVMDEAIEAIHGLNLVHVTDYDGSWEGFEPGDPIEGAEEAAQKLVTVRALESTLGVTEEDAGPTRIIDDDELETKLEETRTRVNDLDDQRSELRTELREIEEQIDAARPFAELGIDLDLLSGYESLTVAVGEGDADELEAALSEADEVDGYELYTQDDYVALFVYPDVHLDDVLVGAAFTEYEIPDLGNGDEATSPEAYIEDLGHRKQKIESELETIENKLGDLKHEVAGFLLAAEEKLSIEVQKREAPLTFATTENAFVAEGWVPTERVAELEAVLDDAAGDHVEVEELEQMAYEEGHAHEREHIEDGAEEGEAVADGGHAMSGGSPPVVQDNSKSAKPFEMLVSVINRPKYNELDPTLVLFLTFPAFFGFMIGDVGYGILYMLMGWALMTKFDSPGFRSLGGVAIWAGVFTTIFGVLYGEFFGLHELGYVVFGEGGSPMTKGLSPANIAFAWAWLIVSLVLGLIHLSIGHIFGFFDDLSHGIVDAVTENLSWLMLMLGAWVWVFSTHLQDVKPELLFTTFNAEGATVAGEAVAAQEVAYELGFAGFPEQVGIIGGVIALVGLALLIYGEGGIGLLESLNVFVNVLSYTRIAAVLLAKAGMAFVVNLLVFGAYQDPDGGVHFIYNEMGSMEAANQAVAQQGGEIMFGGLITDTSGAMFVFALLVGALIFVIGHILVLLLGISSAGLQGVRLEYVEFFNKFYEGGGKPYEPFGYERNYTTED, encoded by the coding sequence ATGTCCAGTCTCAGACCTAAACGGATGAGCCGGGTCTCGGTAACGGGATCCAAACGCGTGATGGACGAGGCCATCGAGGCCATCCACGGTCTCAATCTCGTCCACGTCACCGACTACGACGGGAGCTGGGAGGGCTTCGAGCCCGGCGACCCGATAGAGGGAGCCGAAGAAGCGGCCCAAAAGCTCGTCACCGTCCGTGCACTCGAAAGCACCCTCGGCGTCACCGAAGAAGACGCCGGACCGACCCGGATCATCGACGACGACGAACTCGAAACCAAGCTCGAGGAGACCCGCACGCGGGTCAACGACCTCGATGACCAGCGTTCGGAGCTCCGAACGGAGCTTCGGGAGATCGAAGAGCAGATCGATGCCGCCCGCCCGTTCGCGGAACTCGGCATCGACCTCGATTTGCTTTCGGGATATGAGTCGCTGACCGTCGCGGTCGGCGAAGGCGACGCCGACGAGCTCGAAGCGGCGCTTTCGGAGGCCGACGAGGTCGACGGCTACGAACTCTACACCCAAGACGACTACGTCGCCCTGTTCGTGTACCCGGACGTACACCTCGATGACGTGCTCGTCGGGGCTGCGTTCACGGAGTATGAGATTCCCGACCTCGGGAACGGCGACGAGGCGACGAGCCCCGAAGCCTACATCGAGGACCTCGGCCACCGGAAGCAGAAAATCGAATCCGAACTCGAAACCATCGAGAACAAACTCGGCGACCTGAAACACGAGGTTGCCGGCTTCCTGCTGGCTGCCGAGGAGAAACTCTCAATCGAGGTCCAGAAACGCGAGGCCCCGCTTACGTTTGCGACGACCGAGAACGCCTTCGTCGCCGAGGGGTGGGTTCCGACCGAACGGGTCGCCGAACTCGAAGCGGTACTGGACGACGCCGCCGGCGACCACGTCGAGGTCGAAGAGCTCGAACAGATGGCCTACGAAGAAGGCCACGCCCACGAGCGAGAGCACATCGAGGACGGTGCCGAAGAGGGCGAGGCGGTCGCTGACGGCGGCCACGCCATGAGCGGCGGCTCACCCCCGGTCGTTCAGGATAACTCCAAATCGGCCAAGCCGTTCGAGATGTTGGTCAGCGTCATCAACCGGCCGAAATACAACGAGCTCGACCCGACGCTCGTGTTGTTCCTGACGTTCCCGGCGTTCTTCGGGTTCATGATCGGTGACGTCGGCTACGGTATCCTCTACATGCTGATGGGCTGGGCACTGATGACGAAGTTCGACAGCCCAGGCTTCCGGAGCCTCGGCGGCGTTGCTATCTGGGCCGGTGTCTTTACGACCATATTCGGCGTGCTGTACGGCGAGTTCTTCGGGCTCCACGAGCTCGGTTACGTCGTCTTCGGCGAGGGCGGCTCGCCGATGACAAAGGGCCTGTCGCCCGCTAACATCGCCTTCGCGTGGGCGTGGCTTATCGTGAGCCTCGTGCTCGGTCTCATCCACCTGTCCATCGGTCACATCTTCGGCTTCTTCGATGACCTGAGCCACGGCATCGTCGACGCCGTCACCGAGAACCTCTCGTGGCTGATGCTCATGCTCGGCGCATGGGTGTGGGTGTTCAGCACCCACCTCCAGGATGTCAAGCCGGAGCTACTGTTCACGACGTTCAACGCCGAGGGTGCGACCGTCGCCGGCGAGGCCGTCGCCGCACAGGAAGTCGCCTACGAACTCGGCTTTGCTGGCTTCCCCGAGCAGGTCGGCATCATCGGCGGTGTCATCGCTCTGGTCGGGCTGGCGCTGCTCATCTACGGTGAGGGCGGCATCGGGCTGCTTGAGAGTCTGAACGTCTTCGTCAACGTCCTCTCGTATACCCGTATCGCCGCGGTCCTGCTCGCCAAGGCCGGGATGGCCTTCGTGGTCAACCTGCTGGTCTTCGGTGCCTACCAGGACCCCGACGGCGGCGTCCACTTCATCTACAACGAGATGGGTAGCATGGAGGCCGCAAACCAGGCTGTCGCCCAGCAGGGTGGCGAAATCATGTTCGGTGGGCTGATTACTGACACCAGCGGCGCGATGTTCGTCTTCGCGCTGCTTGTCGGTGCGCTCATCTTCGTCATCGGTCACATCCTCGTCCTGCTGCTCGGCATCTCGAGCGCCGGTCTACAGGGTGTCCGCCTCGAGTACGTGGAGTTCTTCAACAAGTTCTACGAGGGCGGCGGCAAGCCCTACGAGCCGTTCGGCTACGAGCGGAACTACACGACAGAGGACTGA
- a CDS encoding F0F1 ATP synthase subunit C — MFELATVASSVAPVLQNGAEAVEAGGPALDANAVAALAVGLAALGAGYAERGIGAAAVGAMAENEDLFGKGLVLTALPETLVILALVVVFVV; from the coding sequence ATGTTTGAACTTGCTACTGTCGCGAGCAGTGTTGCACCGGTACTTCAGAACGGCGCGGAAGCTGTCGAGGCCGGCGGTCCGGCCCTCGACGCTAACGCGGTTGCGGCGCTTGCGGTCGGTCTGGCCGCGCTCGGCGCGGGTTATGCAGAGCGGGGCATCGGTGCGGCGGCCGTCGGCGCGATGGCCGAAAACGAGGACCTCTTCGGTAAGGGCCTTGTCCTGACGGCCCTGCCGGAGACACTCGTGATTCTGGCGCTGGTCGTCGTCTTCGTGGTCTAA
- a CDS encoding V-type ATP synthase subunit E, with translation MSLDTVVEDIRDEARARADEIRSEGEERAEEIIDEAEREADDIVDEAEREAERKISQERDQKLSSAKLEAKQARLEARREVLEEVHDDVEAQIADIDGDEREALTRSLLDAAAEEFDGDSVRVHGHEDDADLLEGIVADYDGFEVGEPVDCLGGVVVESDASRVRVNNTFDSILEDVWEENLREISARLFEE, from the coding sequence ATGAGCCTTGATACGGTCGTAGAGGACATCCGAGACGAAGCCCGCGCGCGTGCAGACGAGATTCGGAGCGAGGGGGAAGAACGCGCCGAGGAGATTATCGACGAGGCCGAGCGGGAGGCTGACGACATCGTCGATGAGGCCGAGCGGGAGGCCGAGCGGAAAATCTCCCAAGAGCGCGACCAGAAGCTCTCCAGCGCGAAGCTCGAGGCCAAGCAGGCCCGCCTCGAAGCGCGCCGGGAGGTACTCGAGGAGGTCCACGACGACGTCGAAGCACAGATCGCCGACATCGACGGCGACGAGCGGGAGGCGCTGACCCGGTCGCTTTTGGACGCCGCAGCCGAGGAGTTCGACGGGGATTCGGTCCGGGTCCACGGCCACGAGGACGACGCTGACCTGCTCGAAGGTATCGTCGCCGACTACGACGGCTTCGAGGTCGGCGAGCCGGTCGACTGCCTCGGCGGCGTCGTCGTCGAGTCGGATGCCTCACGCGTTCGAGTGAACAACACGTTCGACTCCATCCTCGAGGATGTCTGGGAGGAGAACCTGCGCGAGATAAGCGCGCGTCTGTTCGAAGAATGA
- a CDS encoding V-type ATP synthase subunit C has product MNVETGGSSNYEYVIARVRSRRAKLFDEDDYRKLVRMGPGEIARFMEETEYETEMNALGTRHSGVDLIEYALNRNQSKHFGDLLTWADGSLYNYIANYLRKFDAWNVKTAIRGIYTGADSEDIEDDLIRTGEFSEQTLDRLLEATSMEELVEQLSGTIFGEPLEEALEEYEDQGVLVPLENAVDRAFFSHLLDDIGSVEPDSPKALYREFLEAEIDFRNLRNGLRIARSGADIDPSEYFIEGGQLFGPDELRQLAANTDELVARIRDSAYGDDLASALNELESADSLIQFEHALDAALLEYSGKLSNRYPLSVCPILAYILAKEREVENIRAIARGREAGLSVEEIENELVIQ; this is encoded by the coding sequence ATGAACGTCGAAACGGGCGGGAGTTCGAACTACGAATACGTCATCGCGAGGGTTCGCTCGCGGCGAGCGAAGCTGTTCGACGAGGACGACTACCGGAAGCTGGTCCGGATGGGGCCGGGCGAAATCGCCCGGTTCATGGAGGAGACCGAGTACGAAACCGAGATGAACGCACTCGGGACCAGACACTCCGGTGTCGACCTCATCGAGTATGCGCTAAACCGGAACCAATCGAAACACTTCGGAGACCTGTTGACGTGGGCGGACGGGTCGCTGTACAACTACATCGCCAACTATCTCCGGAAGTTCGACGCCTGGAACGTCAAGACGGCGATCCGTGGCATCTACACCGGAGCGGACAGCGAGGATATCGAGGACGACCTCATCCGAACGGGGGAGTTCTCCGAACAGACACTCGACCGGCTGCTTGAGGCGACATCGATGGAGGAACTCGTCGAGCAGCTTTCGGGGACTATCTTCGGAGAGCCGCTCGAAGAAGCGCTCGAAGAGTACGAAGACCAAGGCGTGCTCGTGCCGCTTGAGAACGCCGTCGACCGCGCGTTCTTCTCGCATTTGCTCGACGACATCGGGTCTGTCGAGCCGGACTCGCCGAAGGCCCTCTACCGGGAGTTCCTCGAAGCCGAAATCGACTTCCGGAACCTCCGGAACGGGCTGCGCATCGCCAGAAGCGGTGCCGACATCGACCCCTCGGAGTACTTTATCGAGGGTGGACAGCTCTTCGGGCCCGACGAGCTACGGCAGCTGGCAGCAAACACTGACGAGCTCGTCGCTCGCATCCGCGATAGCGCCTACGGCGACGACCTCGCGTCGGCGCTCAACGAGCTGGAGTCGGCTGACAGCCTCATCCAGTTCGAGCACGCCCTCGATGCGGCGCTGCTCGAATACTCCGGAAAGCTGTCGAACCGATATCCGCTTTCGGTGTGTCCGATTCTGGCGTATATCCTCGCCAAGGAGCGCGAGGTCGAGAACATCCGTGCTATCGCTCGCGGCCGCGAAGCCGGACTCTCCGTCGAGGAGATCGAAAACGAGCTGGTGATACAATGA
- a CDS encoding V-type ATP synthase subunit F has product MSQEIAVVGSPDFTTGFRLAGVRRFENVSDADKDEQLDDAVTSVLEDDDVGIVVMHDDDVEVLSRTVRQRVETSVEPVVVTLGGGTGSGNLREQIKRAIGIDLMDE; this is encoded by the coding sequence ATGAGCCAGGAAATCGCCGTCGTCGGCAGTCCGGACTTCACGACGGGCTTTCGGCTCGCGGGTGTCCGTCGGTTCGAGAACGTCTCGGACGCCGACAAGGACGAACAGCTCGACGACGCCGTCACATCGGTGCTTGAAGACGACGATGTCGGTATCGTCGTCATGCACGACGACGACGTCGAGGTGCTGTCACGCACAGTGCGACAACGAGTCGAAACGAGCGTCGAGCCGGTCGTGGTCACCCTCGGTGGCGGCACCGGCTCGGGCAATCTGCGCGAGCAGATCAAACGCGCCATCGGCATCGACCTGATGGACGAGTAA